The DNA sequence TCTCGGTGCCGGCATTGCAGCCGCCGGGACAGGGGCCGTCCTCTGGCCGTCGCTTGCGCTCATCGATCAGGTTCTTCTTTACGGGCTTGCCGGGGCAGTCCTCGGCGCGATCGTCACGGGCGTAGTTGCGCACCAGAGGGGCGAGTTCAGGTCGTGGAACCTCATCCTCGGGGGGCTCATCGGGGTGACGGTGGTCATCCCGCTCGCCATTGCAACCGGGTTTTTGAAGATCAGCGGAATTCTCGCGGTCCTGATCTTCATCGTCATCTCCCCCATGCTCGGGCTCATTTCCGCGTTCGCCCTCGGCACCCTCGTCGCACACATCTTCCGCAACCATCCTCCGCGGCGCTTATCGCGCCTTTTCAAAAACCTCCAGATCTTTTCGGGATCGTTTCAGGCCATCGGCCACGGCAGCAACGATGCCCAGAACGCGATGGGCATCATCACCGCCATGCTCCTTGCCGGGGGGCTGATCGCCGAGTTCTCCGTCCCGCTCTGGGTGATCCTCGCATCTTCGCTCGCCATATCGCTCGGGACACTCTTTGGAGGATGGCGCGTAATCGACAAGATGGCCAACCGGATCACCAGGATCCGGCCCTACCAGGGGTTTGCCGCATCGACCGCCGCGGGAGGCGTCCTTTCTCTGATGACCGCCTTCGGCGTCCCGGTCTCGACGACCCACGCGACAACCGGCGCGATCATGGGCGTCGGCGCAACGCGCGGCTACTCGGCGGTCAAGTGGGGAGTGGTCCGCGAGATCCTCATCGCGTGGATCCTGACCATACCGGCGGCGGCGGTCGTGGCCGGGGTCTGTTATCTCATCGGCCATGCTCTGATCAGCGGGGTTTTTTGAGGGGGGGCGAATGGCCGGGTTCTATGCCCGGCCGCTCGCAACTCTTTTTAATCGGACCATGTGGTGATTGAACATCGCAGGACAAAGTCTGGCTGGTTCATATGATCCTGTAAATCCAGCAGTTGCATAATCTCATCCACGGATTCCCACCTGATATCGCCACGCACTGCCCCCGCCCCTGGGACGGGGTGCGACGGGCCATGGGGCCGGAGCATGAGCACCGAAGGTGCGGGGGAGGAGGCCGGAGGCCGGGTGGGGTGGGGGTTACAGGAGTCTCCGTGTATAGTGGAGACAGGGGAGGGGGGCTGCACCCCCCTCCCCGTCAGCCCCTCCCCCAATGGCGATACCCCCACGGTCCAGTGTACCGGGCGGTGGTCCAGTAAGAGCAGAGCCCTGAAGAATCCGTGGATGGGATTTGCGAGATTCCGGAGAACAACAGTTCAGAGCGCGACGGATCGAGCATGCAACCTGTTGCACCCCGCGCAACAGCGAGCCGGAATAGCCCGGCCTACTCCCTGCCCTTCTCCTTTGTGCCCTGTAGCTCCCGGTAGCACCGGCAGAGGTCCGCGACGAAACACTCCTCGTGCTTCGGGTTCTGCGCCGTGCAGACGGCCCGCCCGTGACGGATCAGGAGGTAGTTGATGTCCCGCCAAACCTCCTCGGGGAAGAGGGCCACCAGATCGCGCTCGATGATGTCGGGGTTCGTGCTGTCGGTGAACCCCAGCCTCTTCGAGACCCGGCGGACGTGGGTATCGACCGCGATGCCGACGTTGATATCGAACGCGTGGGAGAGGACGATGTTTGCCGTCTTCCTCCCGACGCCGGGGAACGACCGCAGTTCCTCCATCGTCCGCGGGACCTCGCCGTCGAAGTCGGCGACGAGCTTCCTCGCCGTCCCGACGATGTAGCGGGCCTTCGCGTGGTGGAACCCGATGGTCCTGATGAGCGGCTCCACCTCCTCGGGCTCCGCGCGGGCGAGCGCCTCCGGCGTCGGGTAGCGGGAGAAGAGGGTGTCGCTAACGGCGTTGACGGCGCGATCCGTCGTCTGCGCGGAGAGGATGGTGAGGATCAGCGCTTCATACGGGTTAGAGAAGTCGATGAAGTGGCGCCTGTCGTCGACGACGGGATACTGCAGAAGAAGACGGCGGTACACCTCGCAGGCAGTCTCGCGGTTCATGACTGATGGGGCAGGGCAGATTCGAACTGCCGTCAAAGCGTCCCAAACGCTCTAGGATGGACCAGGCTACCCTACTGCCCCCGTACCACCATACGTTGGAAAGCCGGGCAAAAATAGTTGCCGATGGGGGAGAGGATCAGGGCAGCAGGGGGTTCGAGGATTCTTTGCTCACGATCGTGCCGGTGCAGGCGCCCTCCACGATCGCGCGGTAGAGATTCTCCGGGTCGCGGCCGTCGAGCACCAGAAGCGGGATCCCGGACCGCTCGATCACCTTCCCGGCCACGATGTCGAGCACGATGTTCGCACCCGCATTCATCCTGCTTCCGGTGATGATATCGAGGAGCTCCTGCGGCGTGAGGCGCTCGTGCTTCACCGCGCCGGCATCCTTCTTCGGGTCGGCGCTGTAGATCCCGTTGACTGACGTGGCGTTGATGAGGAGGTCGGCACCCACGCTCTCGGCGAGGACCGCCGAGACCGCATCGGTCGTCTGCGCCGGGGTGATGCCGCCCATGACGACGATCTTTTTGGTCTGTGCGAACTCGCGTGCCTCCGTGTAGTTCTCCGCAACGCGCGGGTAGGCCGCATCCCCGAGTCCGGCGATGAGAAGACTCGCGTTCAGTCGCGTCACCATGATACCGAGTTCGTCCGCCGTCGCCTCGCCGGCACCGAGGTCGCGGGCAACCCCGATATACCTGCGTGCCTCCCCGCCGCCGCCGACGACGATGAAAATACGACAGCTTTCGGCAATATTTTTCAGAACAGAGACGTATCGGCTTATATTGTTCGATTCAAGCGAAGGGACCAGAACCGAGCCGCCCAGGGATATCACGATCTTCTTCATTTCACCCTAGTATTATCCCCAATATCACTCATATACCTGTTGTGAAGCTGCTGCACTGCCCTGTATGCGGTTCCGCGGATGTCTGGGCGGTTACCGGAGGTTATACCGGCTGTATCTACCGGTGCAAGCGCTGCGGGTATCGCGGAGCGCTGGTCGTCGAGTACGATGAAGAAGACGGGAAACGGAATGAGCGGTAGCGCATCCGCACCACAGTCATAAATATCATGGTTCCCCTCACCCGGTGATCATATGCACGAGGCGCGACTCTACCAGAAACTGGAGGACAACACCATCCGCTGCTCGCTCTGCGCTCACCGGTGCACCATACGGGAGGGGAAACAGGGGGTCTGCGGGGTTCGCATCAACCGCGGCGGTACGCTGTATGCCGCCACCTTCGGCAAAATAATCGCCGAAGCTGTCGATCCCATCGAGAAGAAGCCGCTCTACCACTTCCTGCCCGGAACGCTCTCCTACTCGCTCGGGACCATCGGGTGCAACTTCCACTGCGAACACTGCCAGAACTGGCACATCTCCCAGCAGACGCTGGAGATGGAGGCGCTCCGGGACCTCACCCCGGAGCAGGGCGTGGAACGGGCGATCGGGTCGGGTTCCGCAAGCATCGCCTGGACCTACAACGAGCCCGCCATCTGGCACGAGTACCCGCTTGCGATGGGGACGCTCGCGCGCAAAAAGAATCTCGGGACCGTTTACGTCACGAACGGCTACATCACCGAGGAAGGGCTCAACGAGCTCGCGGGAATGCTCAACGCCTTCCGTGTCGATATAAAATCGTTCTCCGACACCTTTTACCGGAAGGTCTGCGGGGGGCGGCTGCAGCCGGTCCTCGACGCGACGGCGCTCGCAAAGGAACTCGGGATGCACGTCGAGACGGTCACGCTGGTCATTCCAGGGCAGAACGACTCGATGGAAGAGATGGAGGCGCTCATCCGGTGGGTGCTCGAGAACCTCGGGCCCGACACCCCGATGCACTTCACCCGGTTCCACCCCGACTACAAGATGCGGGAGACGAGACCGACCGATATCGGTAAACTCGAGAAGATCTACGAGCGTGCAAAAGAACTCGGGATCCACTACCCGTATCTCGGCAACGTCGGAGACCACCCCTACGAGAACACCTACTGCCCGACCTGCGGCAGCCCCGTCATCGAGCGGTCGGGGTACGCGGTCCGGGTAACGGGGCTCAAAGACCATACCTGCACGGAGTGCGGCGGGCGCATCGAGTATGTCTCGGAGATCAGGTGAACGCCGGAGGTTCCTGACCGACAGGATGCTCGGGACACTCACCCGCTACCTCCGGTTCATGGGCTACGACACGATGAGTGCAAACAGCCTCTCCCCGGGGAGCTCCCGGGAAGATACGCTCCTCCTCGAGATCGCCACCCGGGATGACCGGCTCCTCCTGACCCGGGACCGCGAACTCGCACGGCGGGGCGGGGCGCAGGCGATCTACATCGCATCCGAAGAGATCATGGCCCAGATCCGGCAGGTTGCCGACCTCGGGGTCATCGAGCCCCGCATCCGGATGAGCCGCTGTTCGCTCTGCAACACACGCCTCCGGCCGGCCACCGTGCGGGAGATCCGCGAGGCACGCTACGCTCCGCGGTCGGCCCGCGGGAAGGAATTCTCGTGGTGCCCGACATGCAGGAAACTCTACTGGATGGGCTCGCACAGCGACCGCCTCGAGAAGCGCCTCAACGAGATGCGCTCCTCCCCCTGACCGGGCGCCTGCCGCATTCCCCCGCAGGTGCCCGGAAACACTTCATTTCAGACATTTCCTGAGGAACCGGGAAAGGTATATCAACATTCAGGGGGTATGAAGCGCGGCGACTGCAGGCCGATCGATCTGATCTTTTTACCAGCCGGGACGCCTGCGGGAGAATATGCCGGCTGTATGACGCGAGAGAACGCGATTTCAGCCGTTCTAGTCTCGAAGCCCGGGCCCCGTGCATGAATCGGCGAGGCCCGGACAGATTATGATGAGGAATCGTATGGAACGTCTAAAAATAGCATTTTTCTGCTGGGAGTCCCTGTATGCCGAACGGGTCGGCGGGCTCGCGAATGCGGCGACAAACCTCGCCGAGACGCTGGCACGGCACCATGAAGTGCACTTTTTTACCCGGGGAGAGGGAGGAGACGCTGAGATTAACGGGGTCCGATACCACTACTGCCGGCCGGCGGGGGGAGAGAACATCGTCCGGTACTGCTCCGATATGAGCAGAGGGATGATCGACCGGTTTGCCGAGTTCGATACGCCGTCGTTTGACCTCCTGCACTTCCACGACTGGCATGTGGTCGACGTGCTCCGCCGGCTCCAGGAGCGGGAGACCATCTTCACCTACCACTCGACGGAGTTTGGGAGAAACGGAAACAGTTTCAGCGGCGGATGGCCGTTTTCCGAGATATCAGCGATTGAACGCTACGGCGCGTCGATTGCCAAACACATAACGGCGGTCTCCTCGACCCTCCGCCGGGAGGCCATGAACCTCTACGACATCCCGGACTGGAAGATCGACGTCGTCGCAAACGGCATCGTGCCCGGTCACTACCAGGCAGACGTCGATCCTGGGGCGGTGAAACGGCACTACGGCTTTGACCCGGACTCCCCGCTGATACTCTTTGTCGGGAGACTTGCGTGGCAGAAGGGCCCCGACATGCTGGTGGATGCAGCCCCCCACCTTCTGCGGGAGCACGCGGACGGTCAGTTCGCCTTCATCGGGGACGGGCAGATGCGCCACGGCCTCGAGACCCGGGCCCGGTCGCTCCCCGTCCGTTTCCTCGGGCGACTGGCCGATGCGGAGTACGTGGAGCTCCTCAACGCAAGCGATATCGTCGCCATCCCGAGCAGAAACGAGCCGTTCGGGCTTGTGCTCCTCGAGGCATGGAGCGCCGGGCGGTGCGTCGTCGCTTCCGATGTCGGGGGGCTCTCCGAGAACATCGAGCACGGGACCGACGGAGTCAAGGTGCAGCCGCACCCGGACTCGATCGGCGAAGGACTCTCCCGGGTGGCGGATTCCCCCGAAAAAGCGCTCTCCATGGGCCGGGAGGGGCTCGAAAAAGTGAAGAGAGAGTTCCCGTGGAGCCGCGTTGCAGAGCGGATGGAGGATGCGTACGCCAAGATCGCGAAGCACGATACGCTCCTCTGCTGACAGAGGGCTCACGGCAGCATGACGGCTATGAGGTGCTCCATCAGGCGGAACGGGTCGGATGAGACGACGGGCGTTCCCGCGTAGAGTTCCATCCCCCCGATATCCGAGGTCCGTGAATGGAGGTCGCCCCGGTCCACCACCCACGCAACGTAATAGCCCGGTTCGTCGAGCGGCGGCATATACACCGCCGCGTTATAACTCTGCACCCCGATGTTCTGGTAACACTCGAGCACTTTTGCGAGTGCCGGGACGAGGTCGTGCGGCGACTCCGTGACGATCGCGACTTCGTGCTCTTTTCTCGGGGTGAGGTGCGCCATGACCCGGGCGTTTCTGTAGACGAGCCCGAGACCGATAGCCGTATGGGCCGAAAAGAGGTCGTCGTAATATTCGCTCCCGTAACGGCACCGGTACTCTTCCCGGGTCCTCTCAATCCGTGCCGGAGCGGTATACGGGCAGTGTGTGAGCAGGACCTGGGCATGGTTGTGCACGACGCTCGCCCCCGCACGCCAGAGGAAGTTCCAGATGAGGAAAGGGTAGACAGCCCGGGGATCTGCGCGGTGCGCATCCTGGCACCAGCGGATGGCCACGCTGATCATATCGGCGATCTCCGGCTCTGCGGTGACGTAGGGGTTGTTCTCTTTCGCGATGATGACGGCATGGAGGTAATCGTACTTGGCGATGTTGCTTGCCGTGATCCAGTGGTCGCCGTCGATCCTCCCGAACGTGTCGGCCGGCGTCTCCTCGAGGGGGTCTGCGAACGGCCCCCCCTCCGCAAGCGCCTTGAGGTTCCGCGTCTCCTCGGCACGGGGCGTCAGCACCGGGCGGCGTGCTCGAACAGAGTTGAACAGCGTGCTCTCGCCGGTCTGGTTATTGGTCACCCTGACGATCTGCTGCGTCTCGATATCGCCGTACTTCTCCCGCACCCACTCCCGCATAGCGTCGGGGAGGACGAGGTGTCCGGGTTCGACATACCAGGAGTAGATCCGGGCAACGAGTTCTTCCGTATCCGGCGCGAGTTCCTTCACGATGCCCGGCAGCCTGGTGATATCAAGCTGAACCATAGGGTCTTCGTATACCGGTCTCGTACCGATAAAGATTCGCATCGGCAGGATCGGGGCGCGAGAAGGCCCGAACCGGGCGGACCGATCGGGTTTGCGACCGGCGCGTGCGGTCGGACACGAAATGGAAGATTTATTGATTACCGATAGAGAATATAATCTGAATACGTAGAGATCCGGCCAAACAGCACCCCGGGTATGCGTTCTATGGATAAGGGGCATGGCATTCTTTGATAAGTTTCGGACGAATATCGAGGGGTTCTGGCAGTCGAAGGACTATCCCGGCCTGATCGGGGACCTGGATGGTGAAGAGCCCGGTAGCCGCGCCGATGCAGCGCGGAACCTCTCTGCCATCGGGGTCTCCGCTGTTCCGGAACTTCTTGGTGCGCTGGAGAACGCCGGCCCCGCATCACGGGTCAGGATGACGGAGGCCCTTGCTTCCGTCGGTTTTTCATCCGTCCCCCTGCTCCTCGCCGTGATCTGCCGGGCAAGCCCTGCCCTGCAGGCATCCATGGCCCGTGCAATCGCACGGACAGGCGATGGGATCTTCGATGCGCTGCTGCCCGCACTGCACCACGAAGAGCCGGCGATCCGGTGTGCTGCGGTGATCGCTCTCCGGGGGATGGGCAGGAAGGCAGTCCCGCCCCTCTCCGAAGCGCTCCGTGACAGAGACCGTTCGATCCGGAAAGAGGCTGCCGGCGCGCTCGCCGCACTGGGATGGGCGCCGGACGACCTGACGGAGAAGGTACGGTTTTACTTCCTCCTGGAAGACTGGGCGGAACTTGCGAAACTCCAGGGGGCAGCCGTCCCGGTCCTCCTCAAGGCCCTTGGCAGCAAAGAGCCGCGGATACGGAGCGAGTCGGCACGAACGCTCGGGAAGATTCGTGACGCACGGGCTATCCCGGCGCTCATCAGGGCGGTGAAGGACCCGCAGGCGGACGTCCGCGTACGTGCCGCCGAGGCGCTGGGGGAGATGGGACACGATCAGGCAAAACCCGCACTGGTCGAAGCGCTCAACGATCCCTGCCATCCGGTGCGGATGGAAGCGGCCTGGGCGCTCGACCGGCTGGACTGGGTTCCGCAGAGCGACCTCGAGAGAGCGGGTTACCTCATTGCACGGGAACAGTGGAACGAACTTGTCCGGATGGGGAGACCGGCCATCCCTCCGCTCATCCGGGCCCTGGAGGTCGAGTATTCGGGGGTCCGCACCGGTGCAAGCGAAGCGCTGCGGCAACTCGGGCAGCCTGCATTCGATGCCCTGAACGCAGCAGCACGATCGGAGAGCCCCGGGCTCCGCGAACAGGCGGAGATTGCGCTGGAGTATATCAGGTCGCGTCACGAGGAGACTTCCCGGGCGAAACCGGTGCAGGAAGCCGCTTCGGGTTACGACCGGGAGCTCAGGGAAGGGCTTGCCGCCCGGAAGCAGATCGAAGACCACTTCGGGCCGACAGCCCGGGCGCGCAACCAGCCTCCCCGACGCGAACCTCCGCCGGCGGCACGGACGGAGGCGGTGCAACCCGTCGCCGGCGGAAAGGCCGCCGTGCCGGAACCCCCCGCCCGGCATCCTGCCGACGCCGGCGACCTCGAGGAACTCCTGGAGGCAGACGGAAAGGCCGAAGAGACATGGACCGGGACAAAGAGTCCGCTCACGCCGAAGACACCGGTTTCGCTTGATGAGATCGTTCCGTGCGGTGACGACGGGCAGGCGACCGATGACGAGAAGCCTGCCGGAGAGGAAGTACCTGCTCCCGCAAAGCAGGACATGGCGGTCCTGCCGGAGCCGGATGCCACCGTCGGGCCACCGGAACCCCCCTGGAAGACCCCGGAGAGGGGAACGCTCGAGCGGTACCTCAACGCCCTGCAGAGTGACGACGAAGTGATCCGGGCTGCGGCGATTGCAGCGTTACGGAGCATGGGGGGTCCGGCTGTCGAGTTCCTCGTCATGGCGCTCTCCGACCCGCACAACGGGGTCCGTATCGCCGCTGCGGAGGCAATCGGCGAGATCAGAGATGAGAGCGGTGTCGATCCGCTGATCCTGCTCACCAATGATGCCGGGCAGGACGTCCGCACTGCCGCTGCCGCCGCGCTCGGACGGATCGGGGATGCACGCGCCATCGGCCCGCTCATGCGCCTCTTCGGCGACGGGTACTCCGGGGTCCGGTCCGTTGCAGCCGCGGCGGTTGCGGCGTCCGGGCCCGATGCCCTTGAGCCGCTGGAAGCGGCACTGGACGACCCGGTACCGGTGGTCCGGTTGACGGCGGCGAGAGCAATCGGGCTCGTCGGGAACCCCCGGTCGATACCGCTTCTCATCAGGCACCTCGAGGACCCTGCCAGGGAGGTCGGCGTGGTTGCGGCCCGGACTCTCGGGAGATTCGGGAACCACGCAGTCGAACCGCTCTCGACGGTGCTGCGGGAGGGAGGAAAAGAAGGGCGCCTTGCAGCGATAGATGCGCTCGGAGGGATTGAGCCGGGAAAGGCGGACGAGGCACTGGCATACGCCCTGCGCGACGAGGACCGGGAGGTCCGGGAAAAGGCAGCTGCCGCGCTCATGAGGCGGCGCGCGGCGGGTGTATGGCAGAGCACCTTCGGCAACAAGGCCCGGGAAGAGAAAGAAGTCGCCACGAAGAAGAGTCCGGCCAGAGAGGAGGGGCGGAGAGCCTTCGAGCAGTCCGGCCGGGAAGAGATCGATACGCTCATCGCTGCGCTCAAGGACAGTTCGGTGGAGGTGCAGGCGTCTGCAGCCACCCGGCTTATCGGGATGGGGCAGCCTGCCGCCGAAGGACTGCTCATGGCGCTCAAGAACGAGGACAAGGAGATACAGCTGGCCGCCGCCGGAGTCCTCGGCGAGATGCGGGAGACGGCAGTCTTACCGCTCATGGATGCCTTAAACGACACCGATCGGTTTGTCCGGCTCGTTGCTGCCCGGAACCTGGGCAATATCGGAGATAAGCGGGCTATCCAAGCCCTTAGCGAATCTCTTCGTCGGGAACCCGAAAGCGGGGTCCGGGCAGCCGTGGCGGAGGCGCTGGGCTACATGGGGAGCGGGCAGGCGATAGAGCCGCTGGCCCTGGCACTGCGGGACAGGGACGAAGCGGTCAAGGTTGCCGCCGCCCGGTCGCTCGGCTACATCGGTGATCTTCGTGCCATCGAGCTGTTGATTCTGGCGCTCAGCGACGTGGACGACCGGGTCCGGCATGCTGCACTCGAGGCCCTGAAGGACCCCGGAGGCACGGCGCGGGGCCACCTGGTCGGCGCGCTCCGTTCCGGGGGCGAGAGGCTCAGGGCGGGGGTCGCCGAAGCGCTGGAAGCAGTGGGCTGGAAGCCGGAGAGCGGCGAGGAACTGACGCTCTACCTCATGGCCCTGAACAGGTGGGCCGAGGTGGAACAGGTCGGCGCCGATGCGCTGCCGGTACTTGCAGGGGCGCTCTCCAACCCGTCGATTGAGGTGCGGGCAAATGCCGTCAGGGCGATCTCCCGGATAGGAGGGGGGGAGGCCGTCGCCCCCCTCATCCTGGCACTCCAGGACGACGCGCTCGTGGTCAGAAAGCGGGCCGAACGGGCCCTGGTTGATATGGGCAATGCAGTGGTCCCCGAACTCAACCTGGCAGCCGGAGAGGTGCGGCCGGAGGCTCGAGAGGGGCTGCAGCGGATCATCGATGAGATCCGCGCAAAGGGGACGGGGAAGCCCTAGGGCATCCGCCCGGCTGCTTCCCAGTAATCGTACTCGTGATGCCAGCGGTCCT is a window from the Methanoculleus oceani genome containing:
- a CDS encoding inorganic phosphate transporter encodes the protein MDPIIILGILLALLFNFANGLNDAANSIATIIATKALTPLQAVLLAGVFNLLGPLLFTTAIAATIGRGIVDPVSLTPALILMAMVGAVLWVLATSFLGIPVSSSHALIGGLLGAGIAAAGTGAVLWPSLALIDQVLLYGLAGAVLGAIVTGVVAHQRGEFRSWNLILGGLIGVTVVIPLAIATGFLKISGILAVLIFIVISPMLGLISAFALGTLVAHIFRNHPPRRLSRLFKNLQIFSGSFQAIGHGSNDAQNAMGIITAMLLAGGLIAEFSVPLWVILASSLAISLGTLFGGWRVIDKMANRITRIRPYQGFAASTAAGGVLSLMTAFGVPVSTTHATTGAIMGVGATRGYSAVKWGVVREILIAWILTIPAAAVVAGVCYLIGHALISGVF
- the nth gene encoding endonuclease III → MNRETACEVYRRLLLQYPVVDDRRHFIDFSNPYEALILTILSAQTTDRAVNAVSDTLFSRYPTPEALARAEPEEVEPLIRTIGFHHAKARYIVGTARKLVADFDGEVPRTMEELRSFPGVGRKTANIVLSHAFDINVGIAVDTHVRRVSKRLGFTDSTNPDIIERDLVALFPEEVWRDINYLLIRHGRAVCTAQNPKHEECFVADLCRCYRELQGTKEKGRE
- the pyrH gene encoding UMP kinase is translated as MKKIVISLGGSVLVPSLESNNISRYVSVLKNIAESCRIFIVVGGGGEARRYIGVARDLGAGEATADELGIMVTRLNASLLIAGLGDAAYPRVAENYTEAREFAQTKKIVVMGGITPAQTTDAVSAVLAESVGADLLINATSVNGIYSADPKKDAGAVKHERLTPQELLDIITGSRMNAGANIVLDIVAGKVIERSGIPLLVLDGRDPENLYRAIVEGACTGTIVSKESSNPLLP
- the amrS gene encoding AmmeMemoRadiSam system radical SAM enzyme → MHEARLYQKLEDNTIRCSLCAHRCTIREGKQGVCGVRINRGGTLYAATFGKIIAEAVDPIEKKPLYHFLPGTLSYSLGTIGCNFHCEHCQNWHISQQTLEMEALRDLTPEQGVERAIGSGSASIAWTYNEPAIWHEYPLAMGTLARKKNLGTVYVTNGYITEEGLNELAGMLNAFRVDIKSFSDTFYRKVCGGRLQPVLDATALAKELGMHVETVTLVIPGQNDSMEEMEALIRWVLENLGPDTPMHFTRFHPDYKMRETRPTDIGKLEKIYERAKELGIHYPYLGNVGDHPYENTYCPTCGSPVIERSGYAVRVTGLKDHTCTECGGRIEYVSEIR
- a CDS encoding Mut7-C RNAse domain-containing protein, producing MSRRSGERRRFLTDRMLGTLTRYLRFMGYDTMSANSLSPGSSREDTLLLEIATRDDRLLLTRDRELARRGGAQAIYIASEEIMAQIRQVADLGVIEPRIRMSRCSLCNTRLRPATVREIREARYAPRSARGKEFSWCPTCRKLYWMGSHSDRLEKRLNEMRSSP
- a CDS encoding glycosyltransferase family 4 protein, with product MERLKIAFFCWESLYAERVGGLANAATNLAETLARHHEVHFFTRGEGGDAEINGVRYHYCRPAGGENIVRYCSDMSRGMIDRFAEFDTPSFDLLHFHDWHVVDVLRRLQERETIFTYHSTEFGRNGNSFSGGWPFSEISAIERYGASIAKHITAVSSTLRREAMNLYDIPDWKIDVVANGIVPGHYQADVDPGAVKRHYGFDPDSPLILFVGRLAWQKGPDMLVDAAPHLLREHADGQFAFIGDGQMRHGLETRARSLPVRFLGRLADAEYVELLNASDIVAIPSRNEPFGLVLLEAWSAGRCVVASDVGGLSENIEHGTDGVKVQPHPDSIGEGLSRVADSPEKALSMGREGLEKVKREFPWSRVAERMEDAYAKIAKHDTLLC
- a CDS encoding HEAT repeat domain-containing protein, producing MAFFDKFRTNIEGFWQSKDYPGLIGDLDGEEPGSRADAARNLSAIGVSAVPELLGALENAGPASRVRMTEALASVGFSSVPLLLAVICRASPALQASMARAIARTGDGIFDALLPALHHEEPAIRCAAVIALRGMGRKAVPPLSEALRDRDRSIRKEAAGALAALGWAPDDLTEKVRFYFLLEDWAELAKLQGAAVPVLLKALGSKEPRIRSESARTLGKIRDARAIPALIRAVKDPQADVRVRAAEALGEMGHDQAKPALVEALNDPCHPVRMEAAWALDRLDWVPQSDLERAGYLIAREQWNELVRMGRPAIPPLIRALEVEYSGVRTGASEALRQLGQPAFDALNAAARSESPGLREQAEIALEYIRSRHEETSRAKPVQEAASGYDRELREGLAARKQIEDHFGPTARARNQPPRREPPPAARTEAVQPVAGGKAAVPEPPARHPADAGDLEELLEADGKAEETWTGTKSPLTPKTPVSLDEIVPCGDDGQATDDEKPAGEEVPAPAKQDMAVLPEPDATVGPPEPPWKTPERGTLERYLNALQSDDEVIRAAAIAALRSMGGPAVEFLVMALSDPHNGVRIAAAEAIGEIRDESGVDPLILLTNDAGQDVRTAAAAALGRIGDARAIGPLMRLFGDGYSGVRSVAAAAVAASGPDALEPLEAALDDPVPVVRLTAARAIGLVGNPRSIPLLIRHLEDPAREVGVVAARTLGRFGNHAVEPLSTVLREGGKEGRLAAIDALGGIEPGKADEALAYALRDEDREVREKAAAALMRRRAAGVWQSTFGNKAREEKEVATKKSPAREEGRRAFEQSGREEIDTLIAALKDSSVEVQASAATRLIGMGQPAAEGLLMALKNEDKEIQLAAAGVLGEMRETAVLPLMDALNDTDRFVRLVAARNLGNIGDKRAIQALSESLRREPESGVRAAVAEALGYMGSGQAIEPLALALRDRDEAVKVAAARSLGYIGDLRAIELLILALSDVDDRVRHAALEALKDPGGTARGHLVGALRSGGERLRAGVAEALEAVGWKPESGEELTLYLMALNRWAEVEQVGADALPVLAGALSNPSIEVRANAVRAISRIGGGEAVAPLILALQDDALVVRKRAERALVDMGNAVVPELNLAAGEVRPEAREGLQRIIDEIRAKGTGKP